A genomic window from Punica granatum isolate Tunisia-2019 chromosome 2, ASM765513v2, whole genome shotgun sequence includes:
- the LOC116197029 gene encoding uncharacterized protein LOC116197029, which yields MTQRRTLRGTCLTSAIEALTGSNVSRDVAVDDCETRPPDTPLESMEEVPPILTEPSVRRQERTSVADIWNLPPGERIIIETEEYGQPVDKEASLLFRVSGTIGRSGNMCPLDIIRRGKVPNHAKDNILKTEHEKFDFQQRMEDKEILKHVTRYRKDWRNPIKGRDI from the exons ATGACCCAAAGACGAACCCTAAGGGGGACATGCTTGACTTCAGCGATTGAGGCTTTGACAGGCTCGAATGTGTCAAGGGATGTGGCAGTTGATGATTGCGAAACTCGACCTCCGGATACCCCATTGGAATCAATGGAAGAAGTACCTCCAATCTTGACCG AGCCGAGCGTGAGAAGACAAGAAAGAACTAGTGTGGCAGATATTTGGAATCTCCCACCAGGTGAACGTATAATTATTGAAACCGAAGAGTATGGCCAACCTGTTGATAAGGAGGCTTCCTTGTTGTTCAGAGTTTCTGGGACAATAGGTCGGTCAGGAAATATGTGCCCTTTGGATATCATACGTCGGGGAAAAGTTCCAAACCATGCGAAGGACAACATTTTGAAGACAGAACAT GAGAAATTTGACTTTCAACAGCGTATGGAAGACAAAGAGATCTTGAAGCATGTCACAAGATATCGGAAGGACTGGAGGAACCCGATTAAAGGCAGAGATATATGA